One window of the Actinomyces procaprae genome contains the following:
- a CDS encoding response regulator transcription factor, which produces MTTPTETLTRPDGSPIRVLVVDDEQTLADLLASALRYEGWEVSTAGTGRAAVRYAQELDPDVIVLDIMLPDFDGLEVMRRIHGHQPNVPVLFLTAKDAVEDRVAGLTAGGDDYVTKPFSLEEVVARLRALLRRSGVGSEKPSNVLEVGDLRMDEDSHEVWRGGDEIRLTATEFELLRYLMRNPRRVLSKPQILDRVWNYDFGGQANIVELYISYLRRKIDKGREPMIHTMRGVGYVLKPAVAQ; this is translated from the coding sequence ATGACAACCCCCACCGAGACGCTCACCCGCCCTGACGGCTCCCCCATACGCGTTCTGGTCGTTGACGATGAGCAGACCCTTGCCGATCTGCTCGCCTCAGCGCTGCGCTATGAGGGCTGGGAGGTGTCCACCGCCGGCACCGGCAGGGCCGCGGTGCGCTACGCCCAGGAGCTCGACCCGGACGTCATCGTCCTGGACATCATGCTGCCCGACTTCGACGGCCTGGAGGTCATGCGCCGCATCCACGGACACCAGCCCAATGTTCCCGTCCTGTTCCTGACCGCCAAGGACGCCGTCGAGGACCGGGTGGCGGGGCTCACCGCGGGAGGCGACGACTACGTCACCAAGCCCTTCTCACTGGAGGAGGTGGTCGCCCGGCTGCGGGCCCTGCTGCGGCGCTCGGGCGTCGGCTCGGAGAAGCCCTCCAACGTGCTGGAGGTAGGCGACCTGCGCATGGATGAGGACTCCCACGAGGTCTGGCGGGGCGGAGACGAGATCCGCCTGACCGCCACCGAGTTCGAGCTGCTGCGCTACCTGATGCGCAACCCCCGCCGCGTCCTGTCCAAGCCGCAGATCCTGGACCGCGTGTGGAACTACGACTTCGGCGGGCAGGCCAACATCGTCGAGCTGTACATCTCCTACCTGCGCCGCAAGATCGACAAGGGCCGCGAGCCCATGATCCACACGATGCGCGGGGTCGGCTACGTGCTCAAGCCCGCCGTCGCCCAGTAG
- a CDS encoding sensor histidine kinase yields MAGSIGALSTLMLRHSLTDRLDEQLTAASDRVAARRQAAVPSGELSADQGKGPYPGLQFPQDGSTPPAAPSGDVPIGLDAVGQSTGTLTVIASGAHDGADGSGSAVTMVKAGYIDEDGNYRTLTNAECKALLALEATGEPVTVSIASLGNYRVLVTEDSSSGDVVITGLSTAGDEKLIRTQLLAQLLIAIIGAVIAALAGRTMVRTALAPLERVADTAEHVASQPLARGEVSIRERVEAADVASSQEIGQVGNALNTLLGHVDEALTARQRSETQVRQFVADASHELRTPLASIRGYTELIQRSGADTALPEEAVHALERVHSESVRMTALVEDLLLLARLDAGRELEHAEVDLVEIVVDAVSDARAAGPDHLWELNLAVLEPPAQLSPEAAAEFIPAPTLVMGDEARLRQVMVNLLANARVHTPAGSRVTTTLSRGDAGTLVIRVADDGPGIAPAVRERLFERFARGDASRERRTGSTGLGMSIALAIVQSHHGTLTVDSRTGAEHHGTTFTVALPATPSAEAAV; encoded by the coding sequence ATGGCGGGCAGCATCGGGGCGCTGTCCACCCTCATGCTGCGCCACTCGTTGACAGACCGGCTCGACGAGCAGCTGACGGCCGCATCCGACCGCGTCGCGGCCCGCCGCCAGGCCGCCGTCCCCAGCGGCGAGCTCTCCGCCGACCAGGGCAAGGGCCCGTATCCAGGTCTTCAGTTCCCCCAGGATGGCAGTACCCCGCCGGCGGCGCCGAGTGGCGACGTGCCGATCGGCCTGGACGCCGTCGGGCAGTCCACCGGCACACTGACGGTGATCGCCTCCGGCGCGCACGACGGCGCAGATGGCTCCGGCTCGGCGGTCACCATGGTGAAGGCCGGCTACATCGACGAGGACGGCAACTACCGCACACTCACCAATGCCGAGTGCAAGGCCCTGCTGGCGCTGGAGGCCACCGGCGAACCGGTCACGGTATCCATCGCTTCATTGGGGAACTACCGCGTGCTGGTCACCGAGGACTCCTCCAGCGGCGACGTGGTGATCACCGGCTTGTCCACGGCGGGCGATGAGAAGCTGATCCGCACCCAGCTGCTCGCTCAGCTGCTGATCGCCATCATCGGGGCAGTGATCGCGGCGCTGGCGGGCAGGACGATGGTGCGTACGGCGCTGGCTCCGCTGGAGCGGGTGGCGGACACGGCCGAACACGTAGCCTCTCAGCCGCTCGCCCGCGGCGAGGTCAGCATCCGCGAGCGGGTCGAGGCCGCGGACGTGGCCTCCTCGCAGGAGATCGGGCAGGTCGGCAACGCGCTCAACACCCTGCTCGGCCATGTCGATGAGGCGCTCACGGCCCGGCAGCGCAGTGAGACACAGGTGCGCCAGTTCGTCGCCGACGCCTCTCATGAGCTGCGCACACCTCTGGCCTCCATTCGCGGCTACACCGAGCTGATCCAGCGCAGCGGCGCTGACACCGCCCTGCCGGAGGAGGCCGTGCACGCCCTGGAGCGGGTGCATTCGGAGTCTGTGCGGATGACGGCCCTGGTGGAGGACCTGCTGCTGCTGGCGCGCCTGGACGCGGGACGCGAGCTCGAGCACGCGGAGGTGGACCTGGTGGAGATCGTCGTGGACGCCGTCTCCGACGCCCGCGCCGCCGGACCCGATCATCTCTGGGAGCTGAACCTGGCGGTCCTTGAGCCGCCCGCGCAGCTGAGTCCCGAGGCGGCTGCGGAGTTCATTCCCGCGCCGACGCTGGTGATGGGAGACGAGGCGCGCCTGCGACAGGTGATGGTCAACCTGTTGGCCAACGCCCGCGTCCACACCCCGGCGGGCAGCCGAGTGACCACCACCCTCTCGCGCGGCGACGCCGGCACCCTGGTGATCCGCGTCGCCGACGACGGCCCGGGCATCGCCCCGGCTGTGCGCGAGCGCCTGTTTGAGCGCTTCGCCCGCGGGGACGCCTCCCGGGAGCGGCGCACCGGCTCGACCGGACTGGGCATGAGCATCGCGCTGGCGATTGTGCAGTCGCACCACGGCACCCTCACCGTGGACTCCCGCACCGGCGCGGAGCACCACGGCACCACCTTCACCGTGGCGCTGCCTGCGACCCCGTCCGCAGAGGCCGCCGTCTGA
- a CDS encoding phosphatase PAP2 family protein — MTYPNHRPTDLPDTITGSGRRYRVLAGLLALACGTGVIGVWWVSVVHPTGQTMEQAAFAGSLIGARFVSDHARSLLHVVSLPAAIGLVLAVLLGALWRGSRRRALWAAGAVVAINISTQVLKYLILWRPDHGLSQRFGGMNTLPSGHTAVAASAAVALVLVTRPRWRPAAAWAGALLAAAMGYSTLVCQWHRPGDVLSALLLATAWGALAVAGGAWADEETQGAEAPGETSPVGYRAAPVGVTSAGRLSGAAVLGGLGILSGAAALALAVLNWRGVLAVGGTPTPATIQALGRTGTFIAYAAGAVGTVAMACMGMAALALLTPRAAADGAPRVAH; from the coding sequence ATGACGTATCCCAACCACCGTCCGACTGACCTCCCTGACACCATTACCGGGTCCGGCCGCCGCTACCGCGTCCTGGCCGGACTGCTGGCCCTCGCCTGCGGCACGGGCGTGATCGGCGTCTGGTGGGTGTCGGTGGTGCACCCGACCGGACAGACCATGGAGCAGGCGGCCTTCGCCGGCTCGCTGATCGGCGCCCGCTTCGTCTCCGACCACGCCCGCAGCCTGCTGCACGTTGTGTCCCTGCCCGCGGCGATCGGACTCGTGCTCGCCGTGCTCCTAGGTGCCCTGTGGCGGGGCAGCAGACGCAGGGCCCTGTGGGCGGCGGGCGCCGTCGTCGCCATCAACATCTCCACACAGGTGCTGAAGTACCTGATCCTGTGGCGCCCGGATCACGGCCTGTCCCAGCGCTTCGGCGGTATGAACACCCTCCCCTCGGGGCACACCGCCGTGGCTGCCTCAGCGGCGGTCGCCCTCGTCCTGGTGACCCGGCCCCGTTGGCGTCCTGCCGCCGCCTGGGCGGGGGCGCTGCTGGCCGCCGCCATGGGCTACTCCACCCTCGTATGCCAGTGGCACCGGCCCGGCGACGTGCTCTCCGCGCTGCTGCTGGCCACCGCCTGGGGTGCGCTGGCGGTCGCCGGCGGCGCCTGGGCGGACGAGGAGACACAGGGCGCCGAGGCGCCCGGCGAGACCTCCCCGGTCGGCTACAGGGCGGCCCCGGTGGGAGTTACGTCCGCGGGGCGCCTGTCGGGGGCCGCAGTGCTCGGTGGGCTCGGGATCCTCTCGGGAGCGGCGGCACTGGCACTGGCGGTGCTCAACTGGAGGGGCGTCCTCGCCGTCGGCGGGACCCCCACCCCCGCCACTATCCAGGCCCTGGGCCGCACCGGCACCTTCATCGCCTACGCGGCCGGTGCCGTGGGAACCGTCGCCATGGCCTGCATGGGCATGGCGGCGCTGGCCCTGCTCACGCCGCGGGCCGCAGCCGACGGCGCACCGCGAGTGGCACACTGA
- a CDS encoding PAS domain S-box protein — MEYVVGNERRFGAADLFFSTTDAKGVIRRTNRVFNTLSRYSAEQLVGAPHNIIRHDDMPAGAFRLMWDELEQGRPACVYVLNRARDGLDYWVFATVAPLADGYLSVRVRPNNHALFAPVKEMYARVRAAECDYAAQGHSRHEVGRYGAALLTEELHQAHFRGLYPFARAALPRELALLVAEGVRVPQRAQVDSPMSAILSVMSAIERDTDELVRQLGEYQDLINSLGSWMTGVRSVGDRAARVGALVAQVTSPDPESSVPTVSVRVKERSARAVEVLQQFNSSLVELYEMVSEVRFRSSLMRLHTLMAGIFAAAVLDGEEHDSTEAIGGLAQSLLTDLESLVPSCQNAADLAERLDADMRSLVSDLDRIRRPFQRWIRALQEEGAQSLSDGTDIGVVLQEAAELSERGFPETATLAELAAKARSVVVTLEEAVIRERVATVHESLAQMQE, encoded by the coding sequence ATGGAATACGTTGTTGGCAACGAGCGCCGCTTCGGTGCCGCGGACCTGTTCTTCTCTACCACTGACGCCAAAGGTGTCATCCGGAGGACCAACAGGGTGTTCAACACGCTGTCCAGGTACAGTGCGGAGCAACTCGTCGGAGCTCCGCACAACATCATCCGCCACGACGACATGCCGGCGGGCGCGTTCCGGCTCATGTGGGATGAGCTCGAGCAAGGGCGTCCCGCTTGCGTCTACGTACTCAACCGGGCCCGTGACGGGCTGGACTACTGGGTCTTCGCCACCGTGGCGCCCCTGGCCGACGGCTACCTCTCGGTGCGTGTGCGCCCGAACAACCATGCGTTGTTCGCCCCCGTGAAGGAGATGTACGCGCGCGTGCGCGCCGCCGAGTGCGACTATGCCGCCCAGGGGCACAGCCGCCACGAGGTGGGGCGGTACGGCGCCGCCTTGTTGACCGAGGAGTTGCACCAGGCGCATTTTCGCGGGCTCTACCCCTTCGCGAGGGCCGCTCTGCCGCGCGAGTTGGCGCTGCTGGTGGCCGAGGGCGTACGGGTGCCACAGCGCGCCCAGGTGGATAGCCCCATGTCCGCAATCCTGTCGGTCATGTCCGCCATCGAACGCGACACTGATGAACTGGTCCGGCAGCTGGGCGAGTATCAGGACCTGATCAACAGCCTGGGATCGTGGATGACGGGGGTGCGCTCTGTCGGCGACCGGGCCGCTCGGGTGGGTGCGCTGGTAGCACAGGTGACCAGCCCTGACCCGGAGTCCTCCGTGCCGACCGTCTCCGTGCGGGTCAAGGAGCGCAGCGCCCGGGCCGTCGAGGTGCTGCAACAGTTCAACTCCTCCCTGGTGGAGTTGTATGAAATGGTTTCGGAGGTGCGCTTCCGCTCCTCGCTGATGCGCCTGCACACCTTGATGGCGGGTATCTTTGCTGCCGCAGTTCTGGACGGGGAGGAGCATGACTCCACCGAGGCGATCGGTGGCCTTGCTCAGTCGCTACTGACGGATCTTGAGTCGCTGGTGCCTTCCTGTCAGAACGCTGCGGATCTGGCGGAGCGCCTGGATGCGGACATGCGCTCGTTGGTCTCCGACCTGGACCGGATCAGGCGTCCCTTCCAACGGTGGATTCGCGCCCTACAGGAGGAGGGGGCACAGTCGTTGAGCGATGGCACCGACATCGGGGTCGTCTTGCAGGAGGCCGCGGAACTGAGCGAACGGGGATTCCCGGAGACCGCCACCCTGGCTGAGTTGGCGGCCAAGGCGCGCAGCGTCGTCGTCACTCTGGAGGAGGCTGTTATTCGCGAGCGGGTTGCGACGGTCCATGAGTCGCTGGCGCAGATGCAGGAGTGA
- a CDS encoding SpaH/EbpB family LPXTG-anchored major pilin: MRTTSHGLGSRAAAALGMMALAATGLGLAATAQAADLANIDTGATGSILIHKHEAGSQSANGTPDGKTTTGGDPVEGVVFTAYRITNLDLTVQAAWDGLADVAVPADACGSDNRSPQLGSYTFDTGTASTPTDASGETSINPLPVAAYLVCETSAPSTVKTAAAPFLVTIPFPNNAANTASADGSWLYDVNVYPKNVVVEAPTKGVNVTANGLNTDDQVSFPVAAKVPSIADTDSFKYFVISDPLDSSLSDGNVASVKLNGSDVDASYYTVTTGQTVSVGFNRAGLAYLKTQPNAQIEVVFTAKTGTVPSGGIIENTATLYVDTTPGDTPDEPPVTPPDEPGTPTNKVVTSWGDARVSKVDADNSKALQGATFQVYNAADPYATSCDNAVKVGDPIAVNGATEFASDGDGLVFIAGLFVDQKAGAATDESVAPEHTQRCYVLVETAAPAGYVLPSDADTPLTVTAGVTAAADYDLSVPNTKQNVPQLPLTGANGALLMMLLGVAFVLIGVGRAFVSRSKKPAASQD, translated from the coding sequence ATGAGAACCACTTCCCACGGTCTCGGCAGCCGCGCGGCCGCGGCCCTCGGCATGATGGCGCTTGCCGCAACCGGCCTGGGCCTTGCCGCGACGGCGCAGGCCGCTGACCTGGCCAACATCGATACCGGGGCGACCGGATCGATCCTGATCCACAAGCACGAGGCAGGCTCGCAGAGCGCTAACGGAACGCCCGACGGCAAGACCACAACCGGTGGCGACCCCGTTGAGGGAGTCGTCTTCACGGCCTATCGGATTACCAACCTGGACCTGACCGTGCAGGCTGCCTGGGACGGCCTGGCCGACGTCGCGGTTCCCGCAGACGCATGCGGCTCCGATAACCGTTCGCCGCAGCTGGGCAGCTACACCTTCGATACGGGTACGGCTAGCACCCCCACCGATGCGAGCGGCGAGACCAGCATCAACCCGTTGCCGGTGGCGGCATACCTGGTGTGCGAGACCAGTGCGCCCAGCACAGTGAAGACCGCTGCTGCGCCGTTCCTCGTGACCATTCCCTTCCCGAACAACGCGGCCAACACCGCCAGCGCGGACGGGAGCTGGTTGTATGACGTGAACGTCTACCCGAAGAACGTCGTCGTCGAGGCTCCCACCAAGGGCGTGAACGTGACCGCAAATGGTCTGAACACCGATGATCAGGTCTCCTTCCCGGTGGCTGCGAAGGTCCCGAGCATCGCCGACACTGACTCGTTCAAGTACTTCGTAATCTCCGACCCGCTGGACTCCAGCCTGTCCGATGGGAACGTGGCGTCGGTGAAGCTCAACGGCTCGGACGTCGACGCGTCCTACTACACGGTGACAACGGGGCAGACGGTGTCGGTCGGCTTCAACCGGGCCGGTCTGGCCTATCTGAAGACCCAGCCGAACGCGCAGATTGAGGTCGTCTTCACGGCCAAGACCGGGACCGTGCCCTCTGGCGGGATCATTGAGAACACGGCGACGCTGTACGTAGACACCACTCCGGGTGACACTCCGGATGAACCGCCGGTGACTCCCCCGGACGAGCCGGGCACGCCTACCAATAAGGTGGTCACCTCGTGGGGCGACGCGCGCGTGTCCAAGGTCGACGCGGACAACAGCAAGGCCCTCCAGGGCGCTACATTCCAGGTCTACAACGCCGCAGACCCCTACGCGACCTCATGCGACAACGCCGTCAAGGTCGGCGATCCGATCGCGGTCAACGGGGCGACTGAGTTCGCCTCCGACGGGGATGGGCTGGTGTTCATTGCGGGTCTGTTCGTTGACCAGAAGGCCGGTGCCGCCACGGATGAGTCGGTTGCGCCCGAGCACACCCAGCGCTGCTATGTGCTGGTCGAGACCGCTGCTCCCGCCGGATACGTACTGCCCTCCGACGCGGACACGCCGCTGACTGTCACGGCTGGGGTCACCGCGGCCGCTGACTACGACCTGTCTGTGCCCAACACCAAGCAGAATGTGCCTCAGCTGCCCCTTACGGGTGCCAACGGCGCGCTGCTGATGATGCTGCTCGGCGTGGCCTTCGTGCTGATCGGCGTCGGCAGGGCATTCGTGTCACGCTCGAAGAAGCCGGCAGCATCGCAGGACTGA
- a CDS encoding PH domain-containing protein, with product MALPQKLLSKDEIVVRHMRTHPKVLLWRIIVLLALLSAGVVVSVLLTDASWRTGAVIALWVVILVVLVPAFFVPWLRWMTTTYTVTSKRVITRAGIINKTGHDLPLSRISDVQQERTITDRLFRCGSLALQTSADEPLVLVDVPDVEMVQVEISNLLFHDVEGAVNADPDD from the coding sequence ATGGCTCTTCCCCAGAAGCTGCTCAGCAAGGACGAGATCGTTGTGCGCCACATGCGCACCCACCCCAAGGTCCTGCTGTGGCGCATCATTGTTCTCCTCGCCCTGCTCAGCGCCGGCGTAGTCGTCTCCGTCCTCCTCACTGACGCCAGCTGGCGCACCGGCGCGGTCATCGCGCTGTGGGTCGTGATCCTCGTGGTACTCGTGCCCGCCTTCTTCGTGCCCTGGCTGCGCTGGATGACGACGACCTACACGGTCACCTCCAAGCGCGTCATCACCCGCGCGGGCATCATCAACAAGACCGGCCACGACCTGCCGCTGTCCCGCATCTCCGACGTCCAGCAGGAGCGGACCATCACCGACCGCCTGTTCCGCTGCGGCAGCCTGGCTCTGCAGACCAGTGCGGATGAGCCCCTCGTGCTCGTTGACGTGCCCGATGTGGAGATGGTGCAGGTGGAGATCTCCAACCTCCTCTTCCACGACGTCGAGGGCGCCGTCAACGCCGACCCCGACGACTGA
- a CDS encoding class C sortase — protein MSALLALAGMLLFAYPTVAAWVTQYNQSKIITTYASDVDSADPDAAAQLAQAHAYNDALSTGAVLEANTNVPTGVGEGGDDTPDYDSVLDANGAGLMARLRIPAINLDLPVYHGTSDETLLAGLGHLEGTSLPVGGAGTRSVITGHRGLADARMFTDLNRVGVGDKFVIEVFGEALTYQVIDTKVVEPDETEALRAEEGRDLVTLVTCTPLGINTHRILVTGERVYPTPQEDLDAAGQPPTVPSFPWWAVGLAAGFTLVGLYVWRSGYPPRKRVARSRAAGAPTPQPVASEVTSMEEAVSSEPNDVSQPPSD, from the coding sequence GTGTCTGCCCTGTTGGCGTTGGCCGGCATGCTGCTGTTCGCCTACCCGACCGTCGCCGCCTGGGTCACCCAGTACAACCAGTCCAAGATCATCACCACCTACGCCTCCGACGTCGACTCCGCCGACCCGGACGCCGCCGCCCAGCTCGCCCAGGCGCATGCTTACAACGACGCCCTTTCCACCGGCGCGGTGCTGGAGGCCAACACCAACGTCCCCACCGGCGTCGGCGAGGGCGGGGACGACACCCCCGACTACGACTCGGTCCTGGACGCCAACGGCGCCGGGCTCATGGCCCGACTGCGCATCCCCGCCATCAACCTGGACCTGCCCGTCTACCACGGCACCAGCGATGAGACCCTGCTGGCCGGCCTGGGCCACCTCGAGGGCACCTCCCTGCCTGTCGGTGGCGCGGGCACGCGCTCGGTGATTACCGGGCACCGCGGCCTGGCGGACGCCCGCATGTTCACCGACCTGAACCGGGTCGGCGTGGGGGACAAGTTCGTCATCGAGGTGTTCGGGGAAGCACTCACCTACCAGGTGATTGACACCAAAGTTGTTGAGCCCGATGAGACCGAGGCGCTGCGCGCCGAGGAGGGCCGGGACCTGGTCACCCTGGTGACCTGCACGCCCCTGGGCATCAACACCCACCGCATCCTCGTCACCGGGGAGCGCGTCTACCCCACCCCCCAGGAGGACCTCGACGCCGCCGGGCAGCCGCCCACGGTTCCCTCATTCCCCTGGTGGGCGGTGGGCCTGGCGGCCGGCTTCACCCTTGTGGGCCTGTACGTGTGGCGCTCCGGCTACCCGCCCCGCAAGCGGGTGGCCCGCTCCCGTGCCGCAGGCGCCCCCACGCCCCAACCGGTCGCCTCAGAGGTGACTTCAATGGAGGAAGCCGTATCATCCGAGCCTAATGACGTATCCCAACCACCGTCCGACTGA
- a CDS encoding diguanylate cyclase: MESQIGYERLFDPEDIFFSTTDTKGVIQNTNRTFDVLSRYSRDRLIGAAHNIIRHLDMPAGLFRLMWDDLQAGRPVCAYVTNRALDGLDYRVFATVVPLSNGYLSVRIKPMDAATQKPVEKAYRRVRAFERDLAAHAASRHQIGEHGAAELAKELEALGFDSLYEMTQVALPREVASLVGAGVRVPAVASGTRGPVTRILGAVAAIERETNVLVYELDEYMRLIVAMEAARGAIVAAQSRAVRISRLVSRDVGAGDRARFLAGQIGELIEGADAELDRLPDRLHVMNDAVTELRFAVALMRLLTLMVGRFARSILDGSEEDPLQSLRDLHEALESGFAGLAPALRVVGAQAGELDDALRTVTSGLDRAARRLGHWVDVRGGNGVFGSTAVVTEVSSLASQGFPEVRPLAQLAAECRGLSLDYNAAEADRCLAEVREALAELS, translated from the coding sequence GTGGAATCGCAGATCGGATATGAGCGACTGTTCGATCCGGAGGACATCTTCTTCTCCACGACGGACACCAAGGGTGTGATCCAGAACACCAATCGGACCTTTGACGTCCTGTCGCGTTACTCGCGCGATCGGCTCATCGGGGCCGCTCACAACATCATCCGGCACCTGGACATGCCGGCCGGCCTCTTCCGGCTGATGTGGGACGACCTCCAGGCGGGCAGGCCCGTGTGCGCATACGTCACCAACCGTGCATTGGACGGGTTGGACTACCGGGTGTTCGCCACGGTGGTACCCCTGAGCAACGGCTACCTCTCGGTACGGATCAAGCCGATGGATGCCGCCACCCAGAAGCCGGTGGAGAAGGCCTATCGCAGGGTGCGTGCCTTCGAGCGTGACCTGGCCGCCCACGCAGCCTCACGCCATCAGATCGGCGAACACGGCGCAGCCGAGTTGGCCAAGGAACTTGAGGCGTTGGGATTCGACTCCCTGTACGAGATGACGCAGGTTGCGCTGCCCCGTGAGGTGGCATCTCTGGTCGGGGCCGGTGTGCGTGTGCCCGCGGTTGCCTCGGGAACGCGCGGACCGGTGACGCGTATTCTCGGAGCAGTGGCTGCGATCGAGAGGGAGACCAACGTCCTGGTCTACGAACTCGACGAGTACATGCGGCTCATCGTGGCTATGGAGGCCGCCCGCGGCGCGATCGTGGCGGCGCAGTCCCGGGCCGTGCGCATCAGCCGGCTGGTGTCGCGAGATGTAGGGGCAGGTGACCGCGCCCGGTTCCTCGCCGGGCAGATCGGTGAGTTGATTGAGGGTGCGGACGCCGAGCTGGACAGGCTGCCGGACCGCCTGCACGTCATGAACGACGCCGTCACCGAGCTGCGATTCGCCGTCGCCCTCATGCGTCTGCTCACTCTGATGGTGGGGCGCTTCGCCAGGTCGATCCTTGACGGCTCCGAGGAGGACCCGCTTCAGTCGCTGCGCGACCTGCATGAGGCTCTGGAGTCCGGTTTCGCGGGGCTGGCCCCTGCCCTGCGCGTTGTGGGTGCTCAAGCGGGTGAGCTGGACGACGCCCTGCGTACCGTGACCTCCGGCCTGGACCGGGCCGCGCGTCGTCTCGGGCACTGGGTGGACGTTCGCGGAGGCAATGGGGTCTTCGGATCAACCGCGGTGGTCACGGAGGTCTCCTCACTTGCGTCGCAGGGTTTCCCTGAGGTGCGTCCGCTGGCACAGCTGGCTGCGGAGTGCCGTGGGTTGAGCCTGGACTACAACGCGGCCGAGGCCGACAGGTGCTTGGCGGAGGTGCGTGAGGCTCTGGCCGAGCTGTCATGA